The nucleotide window GAAAATAGAAACCAACAAATCGGTTACTTCTCAAAAAGTGATAAAATAGTTATAAAAATTAGTTTAGAATTTTTTCAATAAAATAGTTGTGGAATTAAAAATCATTTCTAAATTTGTCCCAATGAAAACAATGAACAATATCTGGTGGTGGCTTTCTAACTCTTTGTCGGGTCTGAAAGGCTTATCGGTGTTCTAAATTCTGAACTAACTATAACTCAATCATAATAAGACTTCGACATTTTTTGTTGAAGTCTTTTTTTATTTAAATTCTAAAATTAATCTGATGAAATTCAGTAAAACCATAAAAGTAAAAACCACCGTAAAATCCCAATTGGCAGACCTTTTCACGCCCATCGGAATCTACCTGCGACTTCGCGATAACTTCCGCGATACCATCCTCTTAGAAAATGCCGGAAACCAAAACTCGGAAAATTCGTTTTCGTTTATTTGTGTGAACGCCATTGCAGGAATCGAAATACGTGATTATCACGAAGCTGAATTCAAATTTCCATTGGAAAATCCGGAAAAAATCCAGTTGGAAAATGAAAAATTGTCAGATTTGCTTCAGGAATTTTCAGATGCTTTCCAATGTGAAAAACCAAACCACGAAATTGGAAAAAGTGCGCAGGGATTTTTTGGATACACGAGTTATGATGCGATTCCATTCTTCGAAAACATCAAATTTAAAGAGCTTTCTGAGGAAAACAAAATTCCGTTGATGCGTTACAGATTGTATCAGTACGTCATCGCAATCAACCATCACAACGACGAAATGTTCTTGATTGAGAATAAAATTGATGGCTTAAAATCAGAACTTTCAACCATCGAGAATTTCATCAACCAAAAAAATGCGCCCGTTTTTCCATTCGAAATCACGGCAGAGGAAACTTCTAATTTAAAAGATGAAGAATTTCTGGAATCGGTAGAATTTGCAAAAAAACACTGTTTCCGTGGCGACGTTTTTCAGTTGGTTCTCAGCAGACGATTTGAGCAAAAGTTTCAAGGCGACGAGTTCAATGTTTATCGTGCTTTGAGGAATATCAATCCTTCGCCTTATCTATTCTTCTTCGATTATGGTGATTATAAATTAATCGGTTCAAGTCCGGAAAGTCAATTGATTATCAAAAACGGAAAAGCCATCATTCATCCGATTGCAGGCACTTTCAAAAGAACTGGAAACATCGAGAACGATTTGGAATCCGCAGAAGAACTCAAAAAAGACCCGAAAGAAAACGCCGAACATACGATGTTGGTTGACTTGGCGCGAAACGACCTGAGCATTCACGGGAAAAATACAACGGTTTCTAAACTGAAGGAAATCCATTTCTTTTCCCACGTTATCCATATGGTTTCTGAAGTGGTTGCCGATGTCAAAGAAAATCAAAATCCTTACGAAATGATTGCTACTACTTTCCCACAAGGCACTTTGAGTGGCGCACCAAAATACCGCGCAATGCAACTCATCGATGAACACGAGAAAACTTCCCGAAGTTATTACGCTGGTTGTATTGGTTTTGTAGGTTTTGATGGAAGCTGTAATCAGGCGATTATGATTCGTACTTTCCTGAGTAAAAACAATACATTATTTTATCAAGCCGGCGCCGGAATCACAGCCAAATCCGTTGCCGAAAGTGAATTGCAGGAAGTGAATAACAAATTAGGCGCTTTGAAAAAAGCCGTTTTAAAAGCAGAGAAAATTAGTTGATTGTTGTTGGTTGATTGTTGATAGAACTAAAAAAACACAAATATGGAATACATAAATCTGGACGTTTGGATTCAGGCAAGAAAGCTTACAAACCTTGTTTATAATCTAACAAAAAAATATCCAAAAGAGGAAATGTTTGGATTAACAAATCAAATTAGAAGATGTGCCGTTTCTGTGCCTTCAAATATTGCAGAAGGCTGTGGAAGAAGCACTTCAAAAGATACAATACACTTTCTATTCATTGCCAGAGGTTCACTTTATGAACTTGAAACGCAATTTTATTTATCAGCAGACCAAAATTATTTAAGCGACGAAGAGCTAACAGTAATTCTCAATCAAATAATGAGTTGCAAAAAATTATTAAACGGATTTATAAACTATTACAGAACTAAGTAAAATGACAGATATTTTAAAACCATCAACCATCAACCATCAACTATCAACCAAAATTCTGGTCTTCGACAATTACGATAGTTTTACTTACAATCTCGTTCAAATCATAGAACAAATCGTTGGTGAAGAAGTCGACGTTTTCCGCAATGACAAAATTGCCTTGGAAGACATCGACAAATACGACAAAATCATCCTTTCTCCAGGCCCGGGAATTCCGGAAGAAGCAGGAATTTTGTTAGAATTAATAAAAAAATATGCGCCAACGAAATCCATTTTCGGGGTTTGCCTCGGACAGCAGGCGATTGCGGAAGCTTTTGGTGGAAGTTTGATTAACCTTTCTGAAATCTATCACGGCGTTGCAACAGAATCTATTCAAATCAATGCGCACCAGATTTTCAATGGTTTACCAGAAACTTTGGAAGTCGGCAGATACCATTCTTGGGCAGTAAATCCTGATGATTTCCCTGCTGAACTGGAAATCACAAGCGTCGACAAAAACGGAATGATTATGAGTTTGAAACACAAAACCTACGATGTTCACGCTGTACAATATCATCCGGAAAGCATCTTGACGCCTGATGGAAGAAAGATTTTAGAGAATTTTTTGAATAACTAATTGCGAGTAAAATGAATCATTTCTTAAAAGAAGACCTTACAAATCTGGAAGGTCTTTTATCAAAAATAAAGGAACAAGGAATCGCATATTTAGATAATATTTCTGAAAGAGCGACTTATTCCGAACATCAATTACCACAGGAAATCCTTTCTACAAAAGAAGGAAAAGGCTCGCGAGAAAGTTTGAAAATTTTCAATGAGCGCTTAGAACCTTTGGTAGTTGCCTCTTCGGGACCAAGATATTGGGGTTTCGTAACTGGCGGCACAACCCCAGCGTCAATTATGGGCGATTGGCTCACGAGTATTTATGACCAGAATACGCAAGCTTTAACAGGCGTTGGCGATATTTCCGGACAGATAGAAATTGAAACCATCAAAATGCTTTTAGATTTCTTCGAGTTGCCTCAGGATTACATCGGCGGATTTGTAAGTGGCGCAACGATGTCCAATTTTACCTGTCTTGCGGTTGCGAGACAATGGATTGGGAAAAATTTGGGACAGGATTTTGCTAAAGATGGAATCACGGAAAAAATCAATGTTCTATCTGCAATGCCACATTCTTCTTCCATCAAATCGCTTTCTATGCTCGGAATCGGAAGCAATAATATCATCAAAATCAAAGTTGCAGAAGGAAATAGAGAATGCCTTGACACCGTTGATTTTGAAGAAAAAATCAAAGAATTAAATGGTGAACCTTTCATTTTAATTTCCAGTGCTGGAACTGTAAACACAGTTGATTTCGATGATTTCCAAGCAATTTCAAAACTGAAAAATAAATATAATTTTTGGTGGCACATTGATGCTGCTTTTGGAGCTTTTGCAAAATTTTCGGATGAGCATAAACATTTATTAAAAGATTGGGAAAACGCTGACAGTATTACGATTGACAATCACAAATGGATGAATGTACCTTATGAAAATGCGGCCTTCTTCATCAAGGAAAAACATAAATTGGAACAGATAGAAACGTTCCAAAATTCCAGCGCACCTTATCTTGGAGACCCGATGGAGAAATTCAGTTATCTCAATTTTCTTCCCGAAAATTCCAGAAGACTGAAAGCGCTTCCGGTTTGGTTTTCTCTGATTGCTTACGGAAAAGACGGTTTTAAAGAAATGATTGAAAAAAGCATTTCCCTTTCACAATATTTCGGAAACCTGATTGAAAGTGACAACAATTTCGAAATACTTGCTCCGGTAAGATTGAACACCGTTTGCTTCACATTAAAAAATCAATCGTCCGAACAGGTTTCGGAATTTTTAGAAAGATTAAATCAAACTAAAAAAGTATTCTTAACACCAACAATCTATAACGGAAAGCAAGCCATAAGAGCTGCTTTCGTCAATTGGAGAACAGAAAGTTCGGATGTTGAACTTGTTTTCAATTTGATGCAGGAATTATTAAGAAAATAAACAATGAAACAAATATTACAATATCTCTTCAACCACCAAACTTTGACAAGAGCCGAAGCCAAGGCGATTTTGACGGAGATTTCACAAAATAAATTCAATGAGAGCGAGGTCATTTCTTTCATCACCGTTTTCTTGATGCGAAGCATTACGCTCGAAGAACTCACTGGTTTCCGTGAGGCCTTACTTCAATTGGCAAAACCTATCGATTTGGGAACGAACGATGTGGTTGACATCGTTGGAACTGGTGGTGATGGAAAAAACACATTCAACATTTCAACTCTGGCAAGTTTTATCGTCGCCGGAACTGGACAAAAAGTCGCGAAACAAGGGAATTATGGCGCGTCATCCATCTCTGGTTCATCCAATGTTTTGGAAGAGTTGGCTTACAAATTCAAAGATAATTCTGAAGATTTGAAAGCCGACTTGGAAAAAGGAAACATCTGTTTCATCCACGCACCACTTTTTCATCCGGCTTTGAAATCCGTCGCGCCGTTGAGGAAACAATTGGGATTGAAGACCTTTTTCAATATCCTTGGACCGTTGGTAAATCCTGCGAAACCAAAATATTCGATGATTGGCGTTGCAAATCTGGAGATTGCGAGGGTATATCAATACCTTTTGCAACAGCAAAAAAGCGAGTTTATGCTGGTTCACGCTTTGGATGGTTATGATGAAATTTCATTGACGGGCGACACAAAAATCTTCAATAAGTCGGGCGAAAAAATCTATTCAGCGGAAGATTTGAAATTCAAAAACATCGAACCGGAAACTATTTTCGGAGGTCATTCAAAAGAAGAATCTGCCAAGATTTTCATTAATATTCTTGAAGGAAAAGGAACGGAGGAACAGAATTCTGTGGTCTTAGCAAATGCATCAATCGCCCTGCTGAATACTGAAAAATATGGTGATTATAATAATTGTCTTGCACTTGCAAAAGACAGTTTGGAAAGTGGAAAAGCTTTACAAAGTCTCAAGAATATTATTAAGTAGAATTTTTATGGCGACAATTTCCGCCCTCCGTTCCCGCTATTTTTTGCCTTTGCTTTTCCAGCAACAAAAAATGAGCTCCACTCAGGTCGGGTCGCAGATTCAATATAAATATAAAGTTTAGTCAAAAGAAATGACCATTTTAGATAAAATCATAGAAAGAAAAAAACAGGAAATTGCAGATTCAAAATCCAAGATTTCTGTGGAACAACTGAAAGATTCAGAATTCTTTGGAAGGAAAACTTTTTCATTGAAAGAAACTTTGAAATCCAAATCCGGAATTATCACCGAATTCAAAAGACAATCACCGAGCAAAGGAATTATCAATGATAAAGTTTCGCCATTGGAAGTCGTTTCTCAATACGAAAAATTTGGAGCAAGCGCCGTTTCTATTTTGACAGACAAAGACTTTTTCGGCGGAAGTTTTCAAGATATTTTGAGCCTCAGAAATCACATCAACATTCCAATTTTGAGAAAAGATTTTATGGTCGATGAATATCAGTTCTACGAAGCAAAATCGATTGGAGCCGACGTCATTTTATTGATTGCATCTTGTCTTTCGCCAACTCAGGTTTCCGAATTTACGGAAGTGGCTCATTATTTAAATCTTGAAGTTTTGTTGGAAATCCACTCCGAAGAAGAGCTCGTTCATATTAATAAAAATGTAGATTTAGTCGGCATTAACAATAGAAATTTAAAAGATTTCAAAGTTGACTTGCAACATTCTGTCAATTTGAAAAACCAACTTCCGCAAGATATTTTGTCCATTGCAGAAAGTGGGATTTATAACGAAGAAGATTTCAGATTCCTGAAAGAAAAAGGTTTCGACGGATTTTTGATGGGCGAATATTTTATGAAAGATGAAAATCCGGGAAAGAAATTTGGAGAATTCGTTTCTAATGTATCAATTTAAGTTTAACAGCTATCAATGATGGAAATCCAAATGCCAGAAGCCAACAACCAATTGCAACTCAAAGTTTGCGGATTGACCAAACTCGACCAAATTCAGGAATTGATTGATTTAAAAATTGATTTCTTAGGCTTTATCTTTTATAATAAATCGCCAAGATTTGTTTTGAATAATTTGACTTTGGAACAGATTTTAAACATTGAACATTCAAGAAAAGTTGGTGTTTTTGTGAATGAAGATTTGGATAATATTATTGAAATTTCAGAAAAGGCAAACTTAAACTTCATCCAGCTTCACGGCGACGAAAACGATGATTTTATTTCAGAATTAAGAAATAAACTAAATCCAGAAATTAAAATAGTAAAAGTCATCAGAATCGGAAATCAATCGCCCGAAGAATTGCAAAAAACCATCAACCAACAACCATCAACCATCAACTATCTCCTATTTGATACAGACTCGAAAGCATTCGGCGGAACAGGACAAACCTTCGATTGGAATATTTTAAATTACATCGAAATTCCTATTCCCTATATTTTGAGTGGCGGAATTTCATTAGAAAATATCCATCAACTGACAACCATCAACCATCAACCAATCGCACTCGATATCAATTCAAAATTCGAGATTGAACCTGGAAATAAAGATTTGGATAAAATAAAAGATTTCTTACCATTAATTAAATGAAAAATCATCAATATAAAAGCAAAATAGTCTGGACTGGAAACACAGGTGAGTCCACAAAGAATTACCGTTCCTATCAAAGAAATTACACCATTTCCGTAGATGGGAAAGCTGATATTTCAGGTTCATCCGACCCAGCATTTTTAGGAAATCCGGAACTTCATAATCCTGAAGACCTTTTGCTGGCTTCGGTTTCTTCTTGCCATTTGCTTTGGTATCTTCATCTTTGTTCTGTAAATAAAATCCTTGTTTTGGAATATAAAGATTTTGCAGAAGGTACGATGATTGAGACTGAAAACGGAAGTGGGAAATTCACCGAAATAGTTTTAAAACCAAAGATTGTTGTCGCTGAAAAAGAGATGATACAAAAAGCGGTGGAACTCCATCAGAAAGCCAATGAATATTGCTTTATCGCCAATTCATTAAACTTCGAAGTGAAACACCAACCAGAGATAACATATAAAGAAAATTAAAATGAACTACCAAAACCCAGATAAAAACGGCTATTACGGCGATTTCGGAGGCGCTTTCGTTCCCGAAATGCTTTATCCGAACGTTGCAGAATTACAGGAAAAATACATCCAGATCATCGAATCCGAAGAATTCCAAACCGAGTTTCAGGATTTGCTGAAGAATTATGTTGGACGTGCTACACCACTCTATTTTGCTAAGAATCTCAGCGAAAAATATGAAACTCAAATCTATTTAAAAAGAGAAGACTTGAATCACACCGGCGCGCACAAGATCAACAATGCTTTGGGACAAGCTTTGCTCGCCAAAAAATTGGGGAAAAACCGAATCATTGCAGAAACCGGCGCTGGTCAACACGGCGTTGCGACGGCGACAGCTTGCGCTTTGTTAGGCTTGGAATGCATCGTTTATATGGGCGAAGTCGATATTGCAAGACAATCGCCGAACGTTGCCCGAATGAAAATGCTCGGCGCCACCGTGATTCCTGCTACTTCAGGTTCTAAAACTCTGAAAGATGCGGTAAATGAAGCCTTAAGAGATTGGATCAATAATCCGGCGACCACGCATTATATCATCGGAAGTGTGGTTGGTCCGCATCCGTTTCCTGATTTGGTCGCGAGATTCCAAAGTGTAATTTCGAAGGAGATCAAAGAACAATTGAATGAAAAAATTGGCAGAGAAAATCCAGATTATGTGATTGCCTGCGTTGGTGGCGGAAGCAATGCGGCAGGCACTTTCTACCATTATGTGAATGAAGAAAGTGTGAAAATCATTGCGGCTGAAGCTGGTGGTCTTGGCGTTGATTCCGGGAAATCTGCTGCTACCACTTTCTTAGGAACTTTAGGAATTTTACACGGAAGTCAGAGTTTGGTGATGCAAACGGAAGACGGCCAAGTCATTGAGCCTCATTCGATTTCCGCAGGTTTGGATTATCCTGGAATTGGACCGATGCACGCTAATCTGTTCAGAGAGAATCGCGCTGAGTTTTTCAGCATCAACGATGATGAAGCTTTGAAATCTGCTTTTGAATTAACTAAAATCGAAGGCATCATTCCAGCGCTGGAAAGTGCGCACGCCTTGGCGGTTTTGGACAAGAAGAAATTTGAGAAGGATGATGTGGTTGTGATCTGTCTTAGCGGTCGCGGTGATAAGGATATGGAAACGTACTTGAAACATCTTTAAATCTGTAAAATGTAAAACGTATTAATGTATTTATGATTCTCAATCGTTAATACATTTTACGTAAATACTTTAATACAACAAAATATGAAAAAACTAAACATATACTTCACAGCCGGAGTGCCTGCGCTGGAAGACACAGGAAAAATAGCAAAACTGATCCAAGATTCCGGAGCAGATATGATGGAAATCGGGATTCCGTATTCTGATCCTGTTGCGGATGGACCCGTGATCCAAGATGCGCATTCGTTGGCTTTGAAAAACGGAATGAGCATCAAAAAACTATTCGAACAATTGGCTGAAGTCAAAGATTCTGTGACGATTCCCAAGATCTTGATGGGTTATCTTAATCCAGTTCTGCAATTCGGATTTGAGAATTTTTGTCAAAGATGTGCGGAAGTTGGCGTTTCGGGATTGATCATTCCAGATCTTCCACCAATTGCTTTTGAAAATCAATATGGTGCAATTCTTAAGAAATACAATCTGAATTTCACTTTTCTTGTAACACCCGAAACTTCGGAAGAGCGCATCCAATATCTGGATTCTTTGAGTTCCGGGTTTTTATACGCCGTGAGTTCATCTTCCACCACAGGCAATGCAAATGCTGTTTTGAAGAATGAAAATTATCTGAACAGACTGGCTTCTTTGAACTTGACAAATCCAGTTTTCATCGGATTCGGGATCAAGGATAAATCGGATTTTGAGAATGTGACAGAGAAAGCGCAAGGTGGCATCATCGGAACGGCTTTTGTGAAGATCCTTTTGGAAAATAGAGATTGGGAAACGAAAGGAAAAGCGTTTATCGAAGCAGTGAAAAATTAATCGCTACCATTATATGAAGACCTTTGCAGTCCTACTATTATCTTGTGTCTCAACATTGATCTCTGCTCAAATTTGTAGTTGTTCAGAAATGCCAGATCTTAAAGATCTAATATCGTGCAAGACAACAGCGTTTCAAAACGGAGCAAAAATATATTGGGAATTTGATTGTAACTCGTCTTGGATCACATTTGAGAATGGTGGTTTGAAAAAGAAGATATTTGAACTCGACAAAACTGAAATGGAATTCAGCGGACGATTGGGTTACAAGAGTTGGACAGAATTGGAGAATTCTTTTTTAATTGAAAACAGTGTTGTTTCAGGTTGTTGCCAACCAGCAGAATATATTCTTTATAATAAAAATAATGGAGACAAAATATCAAATCTTGGAACATTGGTCTATCTTGAGAAAATTGGAAAACAGCCATTTGTGTTAACATTGAAAAGGAATGAGGATCTGCTTTTTACCAACTTAAGCGATAATAAATCATATGTCGTAAAAATCCCAAAAGATAAGATCGACAAAACAATGAAAAACTCAGATGAACTGTATGCTGAAAATCTGTTCGGTAACGTTCAAATGAAAAATGGATTGCTATCACTAGAATTAAGATATAAAGTTTCAAAAAAAGGCGCGTGGAAAAAGGAAGTTATTACACTACACGTGAACAAAACTGAAAACAATAATCTACAGCCGACACCGCAATAGGGATAGTAATGGATATCCTTTTTGTTTTTTGCACGGGAAAAAGCCTTGGAAAAACAAAAAGATAGTAATGGATAGCCCGGCCCGAGCAGTGGCCTTAGCGTTGGTGAGGGATTGCCCAAATGATTTGCATAAAAAAAGAGTTTCAATTGACTGAAACTCTTTTTTATTTTTAATCCTCGTTGTTTTCGAAGATGGTGGAGAAAGCTGATGTGACCAGCGAGAGCAAAATACTGAACAAAAGTGCCCACCAGAAGCCTGCGACTTCCATACTGTCCATTAGATAGTCGGCCAACAAGATGATCAACGCATTGATCACAAAGGAAAAAAGTCCCAAGGTCAAAATCGTGATCGGCAATGATAGGATCGATAGAATCGGTCTTACGATCAGATTGAGAAGTCCCAAAACGATGGCGAAGATTACTGTAGACATAAAGCCGTCGAAATGAACGCCTGTAAGGACTTTGCTAAGGATAAACGCTGATATCGCGGTGATCAGCAAACGGATAATGAAGTTCATAGTTCTGAATTTTATAGATTGAAACTTTCTATTCAAAAACCAGACCTAATTGGCTTTCACTGTCCAGATCGCGCCGTTTTTGGTCGTCAGTTTCTCCAGTTTTCCTTGGGAAGTGAGTTCGTCCAAAATCCGTTCGCTTTCTTTTCGGTTGTTTCCGGATAGCTCGTTGAACTCTTTTGCAGTGAGAGAATTGTACTTTTTGAACAATGATTCCCAGTCTTTTGCATATTCTTTTTTGGTAGCTTTCGAATTGGCGGTTAGGATTGCTATTTCATAAAATGGATATGGTTTGGTGCCGTAAACTGTTTGGGATTCGCCGCTGGCATCCACGAAAAATAATGTAGGAAAACCTCTTACGCCTAGCTTTCTGGCCAACTTCAGATCGTCTTCGAAAAGCGTTTTGGCTTTGCCTTCATAATCTGATTTGAGTTGATTGACATCCAAACCAACTTTCTCTGCTGCCAAAGCGATGTTGTCCCATTTGGCAATATTTTTCTTTTTCAGGAAGACCAATTCCCTAAGTTCTCTCATAAAGATGATCGCCTTTTCAACGCTCTGCAACTGCGCAGCCTTGAAAGCGATCGACGGCGGATAAGAAGAATCTAATGGGTCCTCCAGCCACACATCACCATCAATTGGCATATCATAATGACCGCTGACCTCGTCCCAGTGGTGCGCAACGTCCGATGGTTTGCTGATGCCACCACTGTTGTAGCTCCAGTCTGGGAGCAATCCGCCCATATGATATTCCAATTCGATTTCCTGGCCATATTCCAGTTTCATCTTTCTCAACTGTGGCTCTATGCCCCAACAGGACGAGCAGATCGGGTCGGTAAAATAGATGACCTTGATGGATCGTTCTTTGTTATCGATTTTAATGTTGTCGTTATTCCCAACTTCAGGAACGCCGCAGACGCCAGTTTCTGCGTCGCAAAGCAGTGGATTGTTGTGTGTTGTAGATTCGTTCATTGTTTTTTTAGTTTTCTTGGTCTGTCCGTCGAGGGAGAATGACAACAGACTTAGGCTTATCAGGATTAGTTTTTTAGCATTCATTGGTCAGAGTTCATCGCGTTGTTGAGCTGCTTTTCTTGTAAAATTGTAGTGGTTTATAGGATTCATTTCTTTCCTTTTCCAATTTATCAGAGATCAAAACCCCAAACAAATGGTCGATCTCGTGCTGGAAAATCACAGCCGTGAAACCTTCCACCATTTCGTCGTGTTTCTTATTCTCCAGGTCATAATATTCCAATCGGATGCTGTAGCTTCTGTAGAAATCACCGCGGAAAGTCTCTATCGACAGGTCGCCTTCCGGACCTTTGTTCAACAGTTCCGACCACCAGGTGATCTTCGGATTGATAAAATATTCCACCGGCGCATTAGGCTTATCAAAGCGTTGCACCAGTACCACTCTCCTATTGATCCCGACCTGAGGTGCTGCGATCCCAACGCCACCGCCAGTTGCAGCGAGAGCCAACCTCATTCTCTCGATCAGGATCGGCAGGTTTTTAGCTTTGGGCGAGATCTCTTCGGACTGGTTCAGCAGCACTTTGTGTTGGTCCTCCTGGTCGGTTTGGTAGATTGGCAAAGCGGT belongs to Chryseobacterium sp. KACC 21268 and includes:
- a CDS encoding pyridoxal-dependent decarboxylase, translated to MNHFLKEDLTNLEGLLSKIKEQGIAYLDNISERATYSEHQLPQEILSTKEGKGSRESLKIFNERLEPLVVASSGPRYWGFVTGGTTPASIMGDWLTSIYDQNTQALTGVGDISGQIEIETIKMLLDFFELPQDYIGGFVSGATMSNFTCLAVARQWIGKNLGQDFAKDGITEKINVLSAMPHSSSIKSLSMLGIGSNNIIKIKVAEGNRECLDTVDFEEKIKELNGEPFILISSAGTVNTVDFDDFQAISKLKNKYNFWWHIDAAFGAFAKFSDEHKHLLKDWENADSITIDNHKWMNVPYENAAFFIKEKHKLEQIETFQNSSAPYLGDPMEKFSYLNFLPENSRRLKALPVWFSLIAYGKDGFKEMIEKSISLSQYFGNLIESDNNFEILAPVRLNTVCFTLKNQSSEQVSEFLERLNQTKKVFLTPTIYNGKQAIRAAFVNWRTESSDVELVFNLMQELLRK
- a CDS encoding four helix bundle protein translates to MEYINLDVWIQARKLTNLVYNLTKKYPKEEMFGLTNQIRRCAVSVPSNIAEGCGRSTSKDTIHFLFIARGSLYELETQFYLSADQNYLSDEELTVILNQIMSCKKLLNGFINYYRTK
- a CDS encoding phage holin family protein, which codes for MNFIIRLLITAISAFILSKVLTGVHFDGFMSTVIFAIVLGLLNLIVRPILSILSLPITILTLGLFSFVINALIILLADYLMDSMEVAGFWWALLFSILLSLVTSAFSTIFENNED
- a CDS encoding phosphoribosylanthranilate isomerase; this encodes MMEIQMPEANNQLQLKVCGLTKLDQIQELIDLKIDFLGFIFYNKSPRFVLNNLTLEQILNIEHSRKVGVFVNEDLDNIIEISEKANLNFIQLHGDENDDFISELRNKLNPEIKIVKVIRIGNQSPEELQKTINQQPSTINYLLFDTDSKAFGGTGQTFDWNILNYIEIPIPYILSGGISLENIHQLTTINHQPIALDINSKFEIEPGNKDLDKIKDFLPLIK
- a CDS encoding OsmC family protein, yielding MKNHQYKSKIVWTGNTGESTKNYRSYQRNYTISVDGKADISGSSDPAFLGNPELHNPEDLLLASVSSCHLLWYLHLCSVNKILVLEYKDFAEGTMIETENGSGKFTEIVLKPKIVVAEKEMIQKAVELHQKANEYCFIANSLNFEVKHQPEITYKEN
- the trpD gene encoding anthranilate phosphoribosyltransferase — protein: MKQILQYLFNHQTLTRAEAKAILTEISQNKFNESEVISFITVFLMRSITLEELTGFREALLQLAKPIDLGTNDVVDIVGTGGDGKNTFNISTLASFIVAGTGQKVAKQGNYGASSISGSSNVLEELAYKFKDNSEDLKADLEKGNICFIHAPLFHPALKSVAPLRKQLGLKTFFNILGPLVNPAKPKYSMIGVANLEIARVYQYLLQQQKSEFMLVHALDGYDEISLTGDTKIFNKSGEKIYSAEDLKFKNIEPETIFGGHSKEESAKIFINILEGKGTEEQNSVVLANASIALLNTEKYGDYNNCLALAKDSLESGKALQSLKNIIK
- a CDS encoding aminodeoxychorismate/anthranilate synthase component II, which produces MTDILKPSTINHQLSTKILVFDNYDSFTYNLVQIIEQIVGEEVDVFRNDKIALEDIDKYDKIILSPGPGIPEEAGILLELIKKYAPTKSIFGVCLGQQAIAEAFGGSLINLSEIYHGVATESIQINAHQIFNGLPETLEVGRYHSWAVNPDDFPAELEITSVDKNGMIMSLKHKTYDVHAVQYHPESILTPDGRKILENFLNN
- the trpA gene encoding tryptophan synthase subunit alpha, which codes for MQQNMKKLNIYFTAGVPALEDTGKIAKLIQDSGADMMEIGIPYSDPVADGPVIQDAHSLALKNGMSIKKLFEQLAEVKDSVTIPKILMGYLNPVLQFGFENFCQRCAEVGVSGLIIPDLPPIAFENQYGAILKKYNLNFTFLVTPETSEERIQYLDSLSSGFLYAVSSSSTTGNANAVLKNENYLNRLASLNLTNPVFIGFGIKDKSDFENVTEKAQGGIIGTAFVKILLENRDWETKGKAFIEAVKN
- the trpC gene encoding indole-3-glycerol phosphate synthase TrpC; translated protein: MTILDKIIERKKQEIADSKSKISVEQLKDSEFFGRKTFSLKETLKSKSGIITEFKRQSPSKGIINDKVSPLEVVSQYEKFGASAVSILTDKDFFGGSFQDILSLRNHINIPILRKDFMVDEYQFYEAKSIGADVILLIASCLSPTQVSEFTEVAHYLNLEVLLEIHSEEELVHINKNVDLVGINNRNLKDFKVDLQHSVNLKNQLPQDILSIAESGIYNEEDFRFLKEKGFDGFLMGEYFMKDENPGKKFGEFVSNVSI
- a CDS encoding DsbA family protein gives rise to the protein MNESTTHNNPLLCDAETGVCGVPEVGNNDNIKIDNKERSIKVIYFTDPICSSCWGIEPQLRKMKLEYGQEIELEYHMGGLLPDWSYNSGGISKPSDVAHHWDEVSGHYDMPIDGDVWLEDPLDSSYPPSIAFKAAQLQSVEKAIIFMRELRELVFLKKKNIAKWDNIALAAEKVGLDVNQLKSDYEGKAKTLFEDDLKLARKLGVRGFPTLFFVDASGESQTVYGTKPYPFYEIAILTANSKATKKEYAKDWESLFKKYNSLTAKEFNELSGNNRKESERILDELTSQGKLEKLTTKNGAIWTVKAN
- a CDS encoding anthranilate synthase component I family protein — its product is MKFSKTIKVKTTVKSQLADLFTPIGIYLRLRDNFRDTILLENAGNQNSENSFSFICVNAIAGIEIRDYHEAEFKFPLENPEKIQLENEKLSDLLQEFSDAFQCEKPNHEIGKSAQGFFGYTSYDAIPFFENIKFKELSEENKIPLMRYRLYQYVIAINHHNDEMFLIENKIDGLKSELSTIENFINQKNAPVFPFEITAEETSNLKDEEFLESVEFAKKHCFRGDVFQLVLSRRFEQKFQGDEFNVYRALRNINPSPYLFFFDYGDYKLIGSSPESQLIIKNGKAIIHPIAGTFKRTGNIENDLESAEELKKDPKENAEHTMLVDLARNDLSIHGKNTTVSKLKEIHFFSHVIHMVSEVVADVKENQNPYEMIATTFPQGTLSGAPKYRAMQLIDEHEKTSRSYYAGCIGFVGFDGSCNQAIMIRTFLSKNNTLFYQAGAGITAKSVAESELQEVNNKLGALKKAVLKAEKIS
- the trpB gene encoding tryptophan synthase subunit beta, coding for MNYQNPDKNGYYGDFGGAFVPEMLYPNVAELQEKYIQIIESEEFQTEFQDLLKNYVGRATPLYFAKNLSEKYETQIYLKREDLNHTGAHKINNALGQALLAKKLGKNRIIAETGAGQHGVATATACALLGLECIVYMGEVDIARQSPNVARMKMLGATVIPATSGSKTLKDAVNEALRDWINNPATTHYIIGSVVGPHPFPDLVARFQSVISKEIKEQLNEKIGRENPDYVIACVGGGSNAAGTFYHYVNEESVKIIAAEAGGLGVDSGKSAATTFLGTLGILHGSQSLVMQTEDGQVIEPHSISAGLDYPGIGPMHANLFRENRAEFFSINDDEALKSAFELTKIEGIIPALESAHALAVLDKKKFEKDDVVVICLSGRGDKDMETYLKHL